One region of Nothobranchius furzeri strain GRZ-AD chromosome 16, NfurGRZ-RIMD1, whole genome shotgun sequence genomic DNA includes:
- the LOC107387923 gene encoding neurexophilin-1, whose translation MERLSCHSVWVFLRGIFLLLALCLNETHTFNKSRPTQLHRDQDASLQKIWGLQTRREAQNSKTPIHPSISLPKQGLWDILGDNSEKMSNPSVQRKLQPIMKVHGVSKLSRTFSLGDFYSNIKTVKLNLLIVGKVVDHGNGSLGVYFRHNSTGVGNVSVSLVPPMKEVDFDLERQSVVHPKDSKTFNCRVDYEKTERSKKVMLCNYDPSKKCDQEQTQSHITWICSKPFQVICVYMSFYSTDYRLVQKVCPDYSSQSPDFLSTG comes from the exons ATGGAGAGGCTTTCCTGTCATTCTGTTTGGGTTTTTCTGAGAGGAATCTTCTTACTG TTGGCTCTCTGTTTGAATGAAACCCACACCTTCAATAAATCAAGACCAACTCAGCTCCACAGAGACCAGGATGCAAGCCTACAGAAGATCTGGGGACTTCagaccaggagagaggctcaaaacTCCAAAACACCCATTCACCCCTCTATCTCTCTGCCTAAACAAGGACTTTGGGACATCCTTGGGGACAACTCAGAGAAAATGTCCAACCCATCTGTGCAAAGGAAGCTTCAGCCCATCATGAAAGTTCATGGAGTATCTAAACTTTCCAGGACATTCAGCTTGGGAGACTTTTATTCTAACATCAAAACGGTCAAGCTGAATTTGCTAATCGTGGGGAAAGTCGTGGATCATGGCAACGGTTCTCTTGGCGTCTACTTCCGTCACAACTCCACGGGGGTGGGAAATGTCTCCGTCAGCCTGGTCCCACCCATGAAAGAGGTGGATTTTGATTTGGAACGCCAAAGCGTGGTCCATCCTAAGGACTCAAAGACCTTTAACTGCAGGGTGGACTATGAGAAAACAGAACGCAGCAAAAAGGTGATGCTGTGCAACTACGACCCGTCGAAGAAGTGTGATCAAGAACAAACTCAGAGCCACATCACCTGGATATGCTCCAAACCCTTTCAGGTGATCTGTGTCTACATGTCCTTCTACAGCACAGACTACCGGCTGGTTCAGAAGGTCTGTCCAGACTACAGCTCCCAGAGTCCAGACTTCCTCTCTACAGGGTAA